In one window of Polaromonas naphthalenivorans CJ2 DNA:
- a CDS encoding bifunctional protein-serine/threonine kinase/phosphatase has translation MAFNIDIGFTTQAGRKTGNEDFCAAMLPDPGQEGMGSIVAIADGVSSGGMGREAAQTTVTSLVRDYYATPETWDTTVALDRIIGAQNAWLSGINQRRQPVLGLTTLTALVLCGQSYTLAHVGDSRAYLLRGGELLQLTHDHVMNHPDFRHQLLRAVGAEDHVVVDYLQGELLVGDVFVLVTDGVHGVIADGRLKELSDLQAQPSAQLASHNLVNAALAAGSQDNVTAVVVRVLSLLDATLPDVSRMAQALPIPPRLKVGELMDGLRVTATVADSGINLLYQVRDPASQVLYALKTLHPDRAHDREERAMLAHEAWLATRMQTGRAADHLVHIHERLPAGRERTAFYLLYDWHAGETLQQQLDRGQKFGVRQALAAATQTAQALGRLHRQCVIHRDIKPANLHQGVDGVLRLLDLGVALSGREPEAMRKLHAGTPSFINPEQWGYSATAADGPEELPDAQSDLFALGVTLYQLLTTRLPYGEVLPYQVGRYYRDPVAPSRISPEVPIWLDHIVLKAVARDKRKRFETAEELLLALERGASRPLTAPQASPLLQRDPTAVWKLALGVSLLFNLLLVYWLLLLPK, from the coding sequence ATGGCATTCAACATCGACATCGGTTTTACAACGCAGGCAGGCCGCAAGACCGGCAATGAAGACTTCTGCGCCGCCATGCTGCCTGATCCGGGGCAGGAAGGCATGGGTTCCATTGTGGCGATTGCCGATGGCGTCAGCAGCGGCGGCATGGGCCGCGAGGCTGCGCAGACAACAGTCACCAGTTTGGTGCGCGACTACTACGCCACGCCCGAAACCTGGGACACCACCGTGGCGCTGGACCGCATCATCGGTGCGCAAAACGCCTGGCTGTCCGGCATCAACCAGCGCCGCCAGCCCGTCCTGGGGCTGACCACGCTGACTGCGCTGGTGCTCTGCGGTCAGTCCTACACCCTGGCGCATGTGGGCGATTCGCGCGCCTACCTGCTGCGCGGCGGCGAGCTGCTGCAGCTCACCCACGACCATGTGATGAACCACCCTGATTTCAGGCACCAGTTGCTGCGCGCGGTGGGTGCTGAAGACCATGTGGTGGTGGACTACCTGCAGGGCGAGTTGCTGGTCGGCGACGTGTTCGTGCTGGTGACCGATGGGGTGCATGGCGTGATCGCTGACGGCCGGCTGAAGGAATTGTCCGATCTGCAGGCGCAGCCCAGCGCCCAGCTGGCCAGCCACAACCTGGTCAATGCAGCCCTGGCCGCGGGCAGCCAGGACAACGTCACCGCCGTCGTGGTGCGCGTCCTTAGCCTGCTGGACGCGACCTTGCCCGATGTCAGCCGAATGGCGCAGGCCCTGCCGATTCCGCCGCGCCTGAAGGTGGGCGAACTGATGGACGGCCTGCGCGTGACGGCCACCGTGGCCGACAGCGGCATCAACCTGCTGTACCAGGTGCGCGACCCGGCCAGCCAGGTTCTGTATGCGCTCAAGACCCTGCACCCCGACCGGGCGCATGACCGGGAGGAGCGCGCCATGCTGGCGCATGAGGCCTGGCTGGCCACGCGCATGCAAACCGGCCGCGCCGCCGACCATCTGGTTCACATTCACGAGCGCCTGCCGGCCGGCCGGGAGCGCACGGCGTTTTACCTGCTGTACGACTGGCACGCGGGTGAAACCCTGCAGCAGCAACTCGACCGTGGCCAGAAGTTCGGCGTGCGGCAAGCCCTGGCCGCCGCCACCCAGACCGCCCAGGCACTGGGCCGGCTGCACCGGCAGTGCGTCATCCACCGCGACATCAAGCCCGCCAACCTGCACCAGGGCGTGGACGGCGTGCTGCGCCTGCTGGACCTGGGCGTGGCGCTGAGCGGGCGCGAACCCGAGGCGATGCGCAAGCTGCACGCCGGCACGCCCAGCTTCATCAACCCGGAGCAGTGGGGTTACAGCGCCACAGCGGCAGACGGCCCGGAAGAGCTGCCCGACGCGCAAAGCGACCTGTTTGCGCTGGGCGTCACGCTGTACCAGCTGCTCACCACCCGCTTGCCCTACGGCGAAGTGCTGCCTTACCAGGTGGGCCGCTACTACCGCGACCCGGTGGCGCCCAGCCGCATCAGCCCCGAAGTGCCGATCTGGCTGGACCACATCGTGCTGAAAGCCGTGGCGCGCGACAAGCGAAAACGCTTTGAAACCGCCGAGGAGCTGCTGCTGGCGCTGGAGCGCGGCGCCTCCCGGCCGCTGACGGCGCCGCAGGCTTCTCCTTTGTTGCAGCGTGACCCGACGGCGGTCTGGAAGCTCGCGCTGGGGGTGTCGCTGCTGTTCAACCTGCTGCTGGTGTACTGGCTGCTGCTGTTGCCAAAATAA
- a CDS encoding MFS transporter has translation MNFFKAFLKSGHSPTLFAAFLYFSFSCCIWVLNGAMAPFISETFGLSPAQKGLMLSVPIIAGALMRFPLGLLSQYIGRKNATLVEMGLIAVAMLFGFFFVKSFNDLLAMGVLLGIAGASFGVALSLGSGSFPARHKGLAMGLVGAGNVGTAVSVLIAPPLAQAFGWVTVYGIAAAAISIPMIVMIVFAKEPDDLDKHASFKQHIACLYEKDGWAFSLIYAVTFGGFIGLATFLPTYYYDQFSVSKVQAGQLTMLAAFMGAALRVFGGWISDRWGGINTLSVVLVTVAVTLTMCGMAGGSLVATTLLVMLCFAALGAGNGAVFQLVPLRWPLATAVAGSMIGEIGALGGGLVPSAMGLSKQYGGSYAWGFFLFASLAMMMLVMLRVMQIRWTRTWAEKGGRARTA, from the coding sequence GTGAACTTCTTCAAAGCATTCCTTAAATCGGGGCACTCCCCTACCCTGTTTGCCGCATTTTTGTATTTTTCGTTTTCCTGCTGCATCTGGGTGCTCAACGGCGCCATGGCGCCCTTCATTTCCGAAACCTTCGGCCTGAGCCCGGCGCAAAAGGGGCTGATGCTGTCGGTTCCCATCATTGCCGGCGCGCTGATGCGTTTTCCGCTCGGCCTGCTGTCGCAGTACATCGGCCGCAAGAACGCCACGCTGGTGGAGATGGGCCTGATTGCGGTGGCCATGCTGTTCGGCTTCTTTTTCGTCAAGAGCTTCAACGACCTGCTGGCCATGGGCGTGCTGCTGGGCATTGCCGGCGCCAGCTTCGGCGTGGCGCTGTCGCTGGGCTCGGGCTCGTTTCCGGCCCGGCACAAGGGCCTGGCGATGGGCCTGGTGGGCGCCGGCAACGTCGGCACTGCCGTGTCGGTGCTGATCGCGCCGCCACTGGCGCAGGCCTTCGGCTGGGTCACGGTGTACGGCATTGCCGCCGCCGCCATCAGCATTCCGATGATCGTGATGATCGTGTTCGCCAAGGAACCCGACGACCTCGACAAGCACGCCAGCTTCAAGCAGCACATCGCCTGCCTGTATGAAAAAGACGGCTGGGCCTTCAGCCTGATTTACGCGGTGACGTTTGGCGGCTTCATCGGCCTGGCGACGTTTTTGCCGACCTATTACTACGACCAGTTCTCGGTCAGCAAGGTGCAGGCCGGCCAGCTCACCATGCTGGCGGCGTTCATGGGCGCTGCGCTGCGCGTGTTCGGCGGCTGGATCTCTGACCGCTGGGGCGGCATCAACACCCTGAGCGTGGTGCTGGTGACGGTGGCCGTCACCCTGACAATGTGCGGGATGGCCGGCGGCTCGCTGGTGGCCACCACGCTGCTGGTGATGCTGTGCTTTGCCGCGCTGGGCGCGGGCAACGGCGCCGTGTTCCAGCTGGTGCCGCTGCGCTGGCCGCTGGCCACGGCCGTGGCCGGCTCGATGATCGGCGAGATCGGCGCCCTGGGCGGCGGCCTGGTGCCCAGCGCGATGGGCCTGTCCAAACAGTATGGCGGCAGTTATGCCTGGGGCTTTTTCCTGTTTGCCAGCCTGGCCATGATGATGCTGGTGATGCTGCGCGTGATGCAGATCCGCTGGACCCGCACCTGGGCCGAAAAGGGCGGGCGGGCGCGCACCGCTTAA
- a CDS encoding ABC transporter ATP-binding protein: MNTTVNPQYIDIQGVEQTFKTKKGPFCALQNVNLKVAKGEFVALIGHSGCGKSTLLNLIAGLTMPTQGVLLCANREIGGPGPERAVVFQNHSLLPWLTCFENVYLAVERVFSATENKAQLKARTDAVLAMVGLTAAAQKRPGEISGGMKQRVGIARALSMEPKVLLLDEPFGALDALTRAKLQDELLQIVANTQSTVVMVTHDVDEAVLLSDKIVMMTNGPSATIGEVLSVELPRPRNRVELAESTQYLHYRKAVIDFLYTRQAHVEKLTA; this comes from the coding sequence ATGAACACCACAGTGAACCCCCAGTACATCGACATCCAGGGCGTCGAGCAGACCTTCAAGACCAAGAAAGGCCCGTTCTGCGCGCTGCAAAACGTCAACCTGAAAGTGGCCAAGGGCGAATTCGTCGCCCTCATCGGTCACTCGGGCTGCGGCAAGTCCACCCTGCTCAACCTGATCGCCGGCCTGACGATGCCGACCCAGGGCGTGCTGCTGTGCGCCAACCGCGAAATCGGCGGCCCCGGCCCGGAGCGCGCGGTGGTGTTCCAGAACCATTCGCTGCTGCCCTGGCTGACCTGCTTTGAAAACGTGTACCTGGCCGTCGAGCGCGTGTTTTCAGCGACCGAAAACAAGGCCCAGCTCAAGGCGCGCACCGATGCGGTGCTGGCGATGGTCGGCTTGACCGCCGCGGCGCAAAAGCGGCCCGGCGAAATCTCGGGCGGCATGAAGCAGCGCGTCGGCATTGCGCGCGCCCTGTCGATGGAGCCCAAGGTTCTGCTGCTCGACGAGCCGTTCGGCGCGCTCGACGCACTGACCCGCGCCAAGCTGCAGGACGAGTTGCTGCAGATCGTCGCCAACACGCAAAGCACGGTGGTCATGGTGACGCACGATGTCGATGAAGCCGTGCTGCTCAGCGACAAGATCGTGATGATGACCAACGGCCCATCGGCGACGATTGGCGAAGTGCTCAGCGTCGAACTGCCGCGCCCGCGCAACCGCGTGGAACTGGCCGAAAGCACCCAGTACCTGCACTACCGCAAGGCGGTGATCGACTTTTTGTACACGCGCCAGGCGCATGTGGAAAAACTGACCGCCTGA
- the ntrB gene encoding nitrate ABC transporter permease, with the protein MVSAVFHSPRDIAPPVAASAERNATHSIAESADASRAKAVKHPKTAARPQRDFSALWLRVLPPLLGLALLVLVWELVSLGTKASIPSPKDTFLQAVVLFSDPFYSNGPNDQGVGWNVLSSLKRVAMGFGLAAIVGIPVGFMIGRFSFLSNMFNPLISLMRPVSPLAWLPIGLLVFKGADPAAIWTIFICSIWPMIINTAVGVQRVPQDYMNVARVLNLSEWKIVTKILFPSVLPYMLTGVRLAVGTAWLVIVAAEMLTGGVGIGFWVWDEWNNLNVKNIIIAIFVIGIVGLMLEYALIKLATAFTFEEVKS; encoded by the coding sequence ATGGTCAGTGCCGTATTTCACAGCCCGCGGGATATCGCCCCGCCGGTTGCCGCCAGCGCGGAGCGAAACGCTACACATTCAATAGCTGAAAGCGCAGACGCATCGCGCGCAAAAGCCGTGAAACACCCAAAAACTGCGGCCCGGCCGCAGCGGGATTTTTCGGCGCTATGGCTGCGGGTGCTGCCGCCCCTGCTCGGCCTGGCGCTGCTGGTTCTGGTTTGGGAACTGGTTTCACTGGGCACCAAGGCCAGCATTCCGTCGCCCAAGGACACGTTCCTGCAGGCGGTCGTTTTGTTCAGTGACCCGTTCTACAGCAACGGCCCGAACGACCAGGGCGTGGGCTGGAACGTGCTGTCGTCGCTCAAGCGCGTCGCGATGGGCTTTGGGCTGGCGGCCATCGTCGGCATTCCGGTCGGTTTCATGATTGGACGCTTCAGCTTTTTGAGCAACATGTTCAATCCGCTGATCAGCCTGATGCGGCCGGTCTCGCCGCTGGCCTGGCTGCCGATTGGCCTCTTGGTGTTCAAGGGCGCCGACCCGGCAGCCATCTGGACCATCTTCATCTGCTCGATCTGGCCCATGATCATCAACACCGCCGTCGGCGTGCAGCGCGTGCCGCAGGACTACATGAACGTGGCCCGGGTGCTGAACCTGTCCGAATGGAAGATCGTCACCAAGATTCTGTTCCCGTCGGTGCTGCCCTACATGCTGACCGGCGTGCGGCTGGCCGTGGGCACCGCCTGGCTGGTGATCGTCGCGGCCGAGATGCTGACTGGCGGCGTTGGCATCGGCTTCTGGGTCTGGGACGAGTGGAACAACCTCAACGTCAAGAACATCATCATCGCGATTTTCGTGATCGGCATCGTCGGCCTGATGCTTGAATACGCGCTGATCAAGCTGGCCACGGCGTTTACGTTTGAAGAAGTCAAGAGCTGA
- a CDS encoding CmpA/NrtA family ABC transporter substrate-binding protein: MTDLLKPSLTRRSVLQAAAVGAVGINPALRAAVYAQGSDAPEKKEVKIGFIPLTDCASVVMASVLGIDKKYGVTIIPSKESSWASVRDKLVNGELDFAHVLYGLIYGVHLGTSGPKKDMAVLMTLNNNGQAITLSKKLADKGAVDGAGLAKLMASEKREYTFAQTFPTGTHAMWLYYWLAANGINPMSDAKVITVPPPQMVANMRIGNMDGFCVGEPWNHRAIMDGIGITAVTTQDIWKDHPEKVLGTTAEFTQKYPNTARAVTAAILEAGKWIDASLANKNKMAETIAGKAYVNTSVDAINQRILGRYQNGMGKTWDDPNYMKFFNDGAVNFPYLSDGMWFLTQHKRWGLMKDHPDYLAVAKQINKIDIYKQAASAAKVSVPKDVMRTSKLIDGTVWDGKDPKKYADSFKVHA; this comes from the coding sequence ATGACAGACCTTCTCAAACCTTCACTGACGCGCCGCTCGGTGCTGCAAGCCGCCGCCGTGGGCGCCGTGGGCATCAATCCGGCACTGCGCGCGGCCGTGTATGCCCAGGGCTCGGACGCGCCGGAAAAGAAGGAAGTCAAGATCGGCTTCATTCCGCTGACCGACTGCGCTTCGGTGGTGATGGCGTCGGTGCTGGGCATCGACAAGAAATACGGCGTGACCATCATTCCAAGCAAGGAATCCAGCTGGGCCAGCGTGCGCGACAAGCTGGTCAACGGCGAACTCGACTTTGCCCATGTGCTGTACGGCCTGATCTACGGTGTGCACCTCGGCACCTCCGGCCCCAAGAAGGACATGGCCGTCCTGATGACGCTGAACAACAACGGCCAAGCCATCACCCTGAGCAAAAAGCTCGCTGACAAGGGCGCGGTCGATGGCGCCGGCCTGGCCAAGCTGATGGCCAGCGAAAAGCGCGAATACACCTTTGCCCAGACCTTCCCGACCGGCACGCACGCGATGTGGCTGTACTACTGGCTGGCTGCCAACGGCATCAACCCGATGTCGGACGCCAAGGTCATCACCGTGCCGCCGCCGCAAATGGTCGCCAACATGCGCATCGGCAACATGGACGGCTTTTGCGTCGGCGAGCCGTGGAACCACCGCGCCATCATGGACGGCATCGGCATCACTGCCGTCACCACGCAGGACATCTGGAAAGACCACCCTGAAAAAGTGCTGGGCACCACCGCCGAGTTCACGCAGAAATACCCCAACACCGCTAGAGCCGTGACGGCAGCCATCCTGGAGGCCGGCAAATGGATCGACGCCAGCCTGGCCAACAAGAACAAGATGGCCGAAACCATCGCCGGCAAGGCCTATGTCAACACCAGCGTGGACGCCATCAACCAGCGCATTCTGGGCCGCTACCAGAACGGCATGGGCAAGACCTGGGACGACCCGAACTACATGAAGTTCTTCAACGACGGCGCGGTGAACTTCCCCTACCTGTCGGACGGCATGTGGTTTTTGACGCAACACAAACGCTGGGGCCTGATGAAGGATCACCCCGACTACCTGGCCGTAGCCAAGCAGATCAACAAGATCGACATCTACAAGCAGGCCGCCAGTGCCGCCAAGGTCAGCGTTCCCAAGGACGTGATGCGCACCAGCAAACTGATCGACGGCACGGTCTGGGACGGCAAGGACCCGAAAAAGTACGCCGACAGCTTCAAGGTCCACGCCTGA
- a CDS encoding ANTAR domain-containing response regulator codes for MNSVPSLRLVVIAPDLVVSDDGDEAAVALVERSRQLRIGLLEGGFNLIATLPADTFLRERLAQLQPDMIIVDAESDARDSLEHVVMATRDERRPIVLFTNDDDTRHVKDAVAAGVSAYIVAGLEPSRIRPILDVAMARFQHEQGLRRELADARTELKDRKVIDRAKGMLMQRQGLSEQAAYEKLRKAAMDKGMRLGDVAQRMLDVADLLG; via the coding sequence ATGAACTCCGTACCCTCCCTGCGTCTGGTGGTCATTGCGCCCGATCTGGTCGTTTCCGACGACGGGGATGAGGCCGCCGTGGCGCTGGTGGAACGCTCGCGCCAACTGCGAATCGGCCTGCTCGAAGGCGGCTTCAACCTGATTGCCACGTTGCCGGCCGACACCTTTTTGCGCGAGCGGCTGGCGCAGCTGCAGCCCGACATGATCATCGTCGATGCCGAAAGCGATGCCCGCGATTCGCTCGAACATGTCGTCATGGCCACGCGCGACGAGCGCCGGCCCATCGTGCTGTTCACCAATGACGACGACACCCGCCACGTCAAGGATGCCGTGGCTGCCGGCGTGTCCGCCTATATCGTCGCCGGGCTGGAGCCGTCGCGCATCCGTCCGATCCTGGATGTGGCCATGGCCCGCTTTCAGCATGAGCAGGGACTGCGCCGCGAACTGGCCGACGCCCGCACCGAGCTGAAAGACCGAAAAGTCATCGACCGGGCCAAGGGCATGCTGATGCAGCGCCAGGGCCTGTCGGAGCAGGCGGCGTATGAAAAACTGCGCAAGGCGGCCATGGACAAGGGCATGCGTCTTGGCGATGTGGCGCAGCGCATGCTGGATGTTGCCGACCTGCTGGGCTAA
- the tsaD gene encoding tRNA (adenosine(37)-N6)-threonylcarbamoyltransferase complex transferase subunit TsaD produces MLVLGIESSCDETGVALVDTSASPTPCLLAHALYSQIAMHQPYGGVVPELASRDHIRRVLPLTQDVMKSAQHTLADVDVIAYTRGPGLAGALLVGAGVACSLAAALGKPAMGVHHLEGHLLSPFLSADPPEFPFVALLVSGGHTQLMRVDRVGSYELLGETIDDAAGEAFDKSAKLMGMPYPGGPHLARLALGGDGAAFKLPRPLLHSGNLDFSFAGLKTAVLTQAKKLGTELESRKADLAASTQAAIVEVLVKKTLAALSQTALKRLVVAGGVGANALLRSQLNAACQQRGIRVHYPELEFCTDNGAMIAMAAGMRLQAGLVNLDALRGSYTFDVKPRWNLSEFQSEPALATQNA; encoded by the coding sequence ATGCTAGTCCTAGGAATTGAATCAAGTTGCGATGAAACCGGAGTGGCGCTGGTCGATACCAGCGCCAGCCCGACTCCGTGCCTGCTCGCGCACGCTTTGTACAGCCAGATCGCCATGCACCAGCCCTATGGCGGCGTGGTGCCAGAGCTGGCCAGCCGCGACCATATCCGGCGCGTGCTGCCGCTGACGCAGGACGTCATGAAGAGCGCACAGCACACGCTGGCCGATGTCGATGTGATTGCCTACACGCGCGGCCCTGGCCTGGCCGGCGCGCTGCTGGTCGGCGCTGGCGTTGCCTGCTCGCTGGCGGCAGCTTTGGGCAAGCCGGCGATGGGCGTGCATCACCTCGAAGGGCATTTGCTGTCGCCCTTTTTAAGTGCGGACCCGCCGGAATTTCCCTTTGTTGCGCTGCTGGTATCGGGCGGCCACACCCAGCTGATGCGGGTTGACCGGGTCGGCAGCTACGAGCTGCTCGGCGAAACCATCGACGACGCGGCCGGCGAGGCGTTCGACAAGTCGGCCAAGCTGATGGGCATGCCTTACCCCGGCGGGCCGCATCTGGCCCGGCTGGCGCTGGGCGGCGACGGCGCAGCGTTCAAGCTGCCCCGGCCCTTGCTGCACAGCGGCAACCTCGATTTTTCATTCGCCGGCCTGAAAACCGCCGTGCTGACGCAGGCGAAAAAGCTCGGCACCGAGCTGGAAAGCCGCAAAGCCGATCTGGCCGCTTCCACGCAGGCGGCGATTGTCGAGGTGCTGGTGAAGAAAACGCTGGCCGCCCTGTCACAAACCGCGCTCAAGCGGCTGGTGGTGGCCGGCGGCGTCGGCGCCAACGCCTTGCTGCGCAGCCAGCTCAATGCGGCCTGCCAGCAGCGCGGCATTCGCGTGCATTACCCCGAACTGGAGTTTTGCACCGACAACGGCGCCATGATCGCCATGGCCGCCGGCATGCGGCTGCAGGCTGGGCTGGTGAACCTGGACGCCTTGCGCGGCAGCTACACCTTTGATGTGAAGCCGCGCTGGAACCTTTCGGAATTCCAGTCCGAACCCGCCCTGGCCACGCAGAACGCCTGA
- a CDS encoding branched-chain amino acid ABC transporter substrate-binding protein, with amino-acid sequence MRTLFKRTAAVLGLGFSLLAQAQPAPQPPVRIALIESLSGAFANTGEAVFRNLVWATERVNARGGVKLADGQHNLAIERYDNKGQNEEALAALRSAIDDGVTVIAQGNSSSVAAALIDAINKHNEREPGKRVLLLNYSAVDPILTNEKCSYWHFRFDAHADMRMAALMDVFKDDAALKKVYLIGQDYSFGQAVLREGRKQIAAQRPDVQIVGDELHPIGRVKDFIPYAVKIKSSGAQAVLTGNWGNDLTLLIKAAREVGYDGKFYTFYGNALGVPAALGDAGVGKVIAVADWFPNTPGAASENFYQSFRQRFPRPQDDYVHMRMQLMVETLAQSLEKAGVVEAGAVAAQMEKATVNFSGVKGSMRASDHQFQQPLAVAVMDKQGAPGAKFDVEGSGYGFRVIKAISAQRAEQPTSCKMVRH; translated from the coding sequence ATGCGAACACTTTTCAAACGCACTGCCGCAGTTCTTGGCCTGGGTTTCTCGCTGCTCGCCCAGGCTCAGCCCGCGCCCCAGCCGCCGGTGCGCATCGCCCTGATCGAAAGCCTCTCGGGCGCGTTTGCCAACACCGGAGAAGCCGTGTTTCGCAACCTGGTGTGGGCCACCGAGCGCGTCAATGCGCGCGGCGGCGTCAAGCTGGCCGACGGCCAGCACAACCTGGCCATCGAGCGCTATGACAACAAGGGCCAGAACGAGGAAGCGCTGGCCGCCTTGCGCTCGGCGATTGATGACGGCGTGACCGTGATTGCGCAGGGCAATTCGTCGTCGGTCGCGGCGGCGCTGATCGACGCCATCAACAAGCACAACGAACGCGAGCCCGGCAAGCGGGTGCTGTTGCTGAATTATTCGGCGGTTGATCCCATCCTGACGAACGAGAAATGCAGCTACTGGCATTTCCGCTTCGACGCCCATGCCGACATGCGCATGGCCGCGCTGATGGACGTGTTCAAGGACGACGCGGCGCTCAAGAAGGTGTACCTGATCGGCCAGGACTACAGCTTCGGCCAGGCGGTGCTGCGCGAAGGGCGCAAGCAGATCGCCGCGCAGCGACCCGATGTCCAGATCGTCGGCGACGAGCTGCATCCTATCGGGCGCGTCAAGGATTTCATTCCCTATGCGGTCAAGATCAAGTCCAGCGGCGCCCAGGCGGTGCTGACCGGCAACTGGGGCAACGACCTGACGCTGCTCATCAAGGCGGCGAGGGAGGTGGGCTATGACGGCAAGTTCTACACCTTCTACGGCAATGCGCTGGGCGTGCCCGCCGCGCTCGGCGATGCCGGGGTCGGCAAGGTGATTGCCGTGGCCGACTGGTTTCCCAACACGCCGGGTGCCGCGTCCGAGAATTTCTACCAGTCCTTTCGCCAGCGCTTTCCCCGGCCGCAGGACGACTACGTTCACATGCGCATGCAGCTGATGGTGGAAACGCTGGCCCAGAGCCTGGAAAAAGCCGGCGTGGTTGAAGCGGGCGCCGTCGCCGCGCAAATGGAAAAAGCCACGGTGAATTTCTCAGGCGTCAAGGGCAGCATGCGCGCTAGCGACCACCAGTTCCAGCAGCCGCTGGCGGTGGCGGTGATGGACAAGCAAGGCGCGCCGGGCGCGAAGTTCGATGTCGAAGGTTCGGGTTACGGTTTTCGCGTTATCAAGGCCATTTCGGCGCAGCGTGCCGAGCAGCCGACAAGCTGCAAGATGGTGCGTCATTAA
- a CDS encoding pyridoxal phosphate-dependent aminotransferase, which produces MRQAVLNLEESMIRQVANAGMGRTDILKFWFGESDETTPAFIRDAAIASLQQGETFYAHNLGLPELREAIAGYSTRLRCPGAAPIGASRIAVTSGGVNALMLAVQALVDAGDEVVAVTPVWPNLTAQPLIMGARLRCVSLKPVVGQWQLDMAELLSAITPKTKLLIVNAPNNPTGWTLSRAEQAVILAHCRATGTWILADEVYERLYFEPTPSGCAPSFLDIAAPDDRLVVAHSFSKSFLMTGWRLGWLVMPASVTPHMGKLVEFNTSCAPVFIQRAGLVALQRTDDVTPQLVAHLKTCRDTLVPLLQAVPGVEVAPAKGGMYAFFRLADQKRFGDSLETAKRLVVEAGLGLAPGNAFMVNPGPDAQGWLRWCFASRDVARLGQGVDRLRHWLGL; this is translated from the coding sequence ATGAGACAGGCAGTTTTGAATCTTGAGGAATCGATGATCCGCCAGGTGGCCAATGCGGGCATGGGGCGCACCGATATCCTGAAGTTCTGGTTTGGCGAGAGCGACGAGACGACGCCGGCCTTTATTCGCGACGCCGCCATTGCATCGCTGCAACAGGGCGAGACGTTTTATGCGCACAACCTCGGCTTGCCGGAATTGCGCGAAGCCATTGCCGGGTATTCGACCAGGCTGCGCTGCCCGGGCGCCGCGCCCATAGGCGCCAGCCGCATTGCCGTGACCTCGGGCGGCGTCAATGCCCTGATGCTGGCGGTGCAGGCGCTGGTGGATGCGGGCGACGAGGTGGTGGCCGTCACGCCGGTGTGGCCCAACCTGACGGCCCAGCCGCTGATCATGGGCGCCCGGCTGCGCTGCGTCAGCCTCAAGCCGGTGGTTGGGCAGTGGCAGCTCGACATGGCGGAGTTGCTGTCTGCCATCACGCCAAAAACCAAGCTTTTGATCGTCAATGCACCGAACAATCCGACCGGCTGGACCCTGAGCCGGGCCGAGCAGGCGGTGATCCTGGCGCATTGCCGCGCTACCGGCACCTGGATTCTGGCCGACGAGGTTTATGAACGCCTGTACTTCGAGCCCACGCCCAGCGGCTGCGCGCCCAGCTTTCTGGATATTGCCGCGCCCGATGACCGGCTGGTCGTTGCCCACAGTTTCTCCAAGAGCTTTTTGATGACCGGCTGGCGCCTGGGCTGGCTGGTGATGCCGGCTTCCGTGACGCCGCACATGGGCAAGCTGGTCGAGTTCAACACCTCCTGCGCGCCGGTCTTCATCCAGCGCGCCGGGCTGGTCGCCTTGCAAAGAACCGACGATGTGACGCCGCAACTGGTGGCGCACCTCAAAACCTGCCGCGACACCTTGGTGCCGCTGCTGCAGGCCGTGCCGGGCGTGGAAGTGGCACCGGCCAAGGGCGGCATGTATGCTTTTTTCAGGCTGGCCGACCAAAAACGTTTCGGTGATTCGCTCGAAACCGCCAAGCGGCTGGTGGTCGAGGCCGGGCTGGGCCTGGCGCCGGGAAATGCCTTCATGGTCAATCCCGGACCCGATGCCCAAGGCTGGCTGCGCTGGTGTTTTGCCAGCCGGGATGTCGCCAGGCTGGGGCAGGGCGTTGACCGGCTCAGGCATTGGCTTGGGCTATAA
- the rpsO gene encoding 30S ribosomal protein S15 gives MIAKSIKAEIVKDNARSALDTGSPEVQVGLLTGRINELMPHFKTHAKDHHGRRGLLRMVSRRRKLLDYLKSKDASRYVALIAKLGLRK, from the coding sequence ATGATCGCAAAATCAATCAAGGCTGAGATTGTCAAGGACAACGCCCGTTCCGCCCTAGATACCGGCAGTCCTGAAGTCCAGGTCGGCCTGCTGACCGGCCGCATCAATGAACTGATGCCCCATTTCAAGACCCACGCCAAGGACCACCACGGCCGCCGTGGCCTGCTGCGCATGGTCAGCCGTCGCCGCAAGCTGCTGGACTACCTGAAGTCCAAGGATGCTTCCCGTTATGTTGCGCTGATCGCCAAGCTTGGCCTGCGTAAATAA